In the genome of Anaerolineae bacterium, the window GTAGGCTAGACTACGATGGACATCCCAACCAGCCAGAACCGCATATCCCACGGTGTTCATCCGCACGGTTCAGTAGTCTGTCCCAGGAGAGGAGGACTGCGGTGAGAATGCGAATGTCGTCCAGACGACAGTTCATCAGTGGCGCCGTCAAGGTGGCAGGGGCGACGGGAGGGTGGGCGCTGCTGGCGTCATGCGCTCCGACAGCCGCCCCGGGGGAGGCAACGCAGGTGCCCGCCGCCGAACAGGAGGCCCCGGCTGGCGAGGCACCCAAGGCGGCAGGCGAGGGCCCGGTGTACATGCGCTGGCTGACCGACCACTATGGTGGCCTCCGCGGGCAGCTTTCGGACGAGGCTCTCGAGCGCTACAAAGAGATGCACCCGGACGTGGAGATCGTGTACGAGCCCGTGCCCGAGGTGGCGGAGCGCCTGATGGTGTCCTTCGCCGCAGGCGTCGAGCCGGACATCATGTTGTTCTCCGACGACCTGATGATACCATATGGTCACCGGGTGCTGGACTTGACGCCGTTTTACGACGCGGACCCGGAGATCAGCCGCGAGGACTACATGCTGGTCCCGGCGCTCTTCCTCAAGGACAACAAGGACTGGTGTGTGCCCTTCCAGGGGAACATCCAGGGCATGTGGATCAACGAGGACCTCTTCAAGGAAGCAGGCGTGCCCATGCCCTGGGAGTACGACCACGCGGGCGACAAGTGGTGGGACTGGAACGACTTCTTGGTGACTTGCCAGGCCATCAGGCAGCTGCCGCCTCGAGAGGGGATGGACATCTATGGCATGATGCTGGCAAACCGGTTCGAGTGGGGGTATCTGT includes:
- a CDS encoding extracellular solute-binding protein gives rise to the protein MSSRRQFISGAVKVAGATGGWALLASCAPTAAPGEATQVPAAEQEAPAGEAPKAAGEGPVYMRWLTDHYGGLRGQLSDEALERYKEMHPDVEIVYEPVPEVAERLMVSFAAGVEPDIMLFSDDLMIPYGHRVLDLTPFYDADPEISREDYMLVPALFLKDNKDWCVPFQGNIQGMWINEDLFKEAGVPMPWEYDHAGDKWWDWNDFLVTCQAIRQLPPREGMDIYGMMLANRFEWGYLSWVLSNGGNYADVEQGVSTFSSEPTKEAMKFVVDLFCEYDVAMPFEQIEVTRTSLGVRPFNAGLAGCAELTNEGQVRASELNCYRVAFPRSPRTGEAHTGLNNQPHVIAAGTPFPQEAFDFIKFMGSREIQWRAYELGCFDACRIDIYEDPEHYSDWPAISKEAIVEQIREGGYRPMFNSFWEWVSDFHSIMEEVCACDLSFEEGIAELDAVTNAVLQAH